One window from the genome of Eucalyptus grandis isolate ANBG69807.140 chromosome 7, ASM1654582v1, whole genome shotgun sequence encodes:
- the LOC120295502 gene encoding LOW QUALITY PROTEIN: transcription termination factor MTERF6, chloroplastic/mitochondrial-like (The sequence of the model RefSeq protein was modified relative to this genomic sequence to represent the inferred CDS: inserted 3 bases in 2 codons): MEGNSSQTGGSIMWFFRDRGFNDKSISEMXQRCKRLASVQKERASENWEYLRSIGIEERKLPHVVSKCPKILALGLDEKLIPTVECLSTLGTRPNEVASAIVKFPQILSHSVEGKLCPLLAFFQAMGVPEKQVGKIVLLNPRLISYSIESKLTETVNFLASIGLTREGMIGKVLVKNPFIMGYSVEKRLRPTCDFLKSLGLEEVDLQKVLITFPEILCRDVNKILRHNVTFLKSCGFNHGQIATLVTGYPPVLIKSINNSLKPRIRFWXRYNGRQLNEAADYPEFFRHSLKKRLELRYKILSQRNISCSLSEMLDCDQKKFLHKFNLIGGFT; encoded by the exons ATGGAAGGCAATTCAAGTCAAACTGGTGGCAGCATCATGTGGTTCTTCCGTGACCGGGGTTTCAACGACAAGAGTATAAGTGAAA TTCAAAGGTGCAAGCGCCTCGCATCGGTGCAAAAGGAAAGGGCTTCAGAAAATTGGGAGTACTTGAGGAGCATTGGCATTGAGGAGAGAAAGCTTCCTCATGTTGTTTCTAAATGCCCGAAAATCCTCGCACTTGGCCTTGACGAGAAGCTTATTCCGACGGTAGAATGCCTCTCTACACTAGGAACAAGACCTAATGAAGTCGCCTCTGCCATTGTGAAGTTCCCTCAAATACTTTCCCATAGCGTGGAGGGGAAGCTCTGTCCGCTACTGGCTTTTTTTCAGGCAATGGGGGTCCCTGAAAAGCAAGTTGGCAAAATCGTTTTGCTTAACCCGAGGCTTATTAGCTACAGCATTGAGTCTAAGCTAACAGAAACTGTGAACTTTCTTGCTAGTATTGGCCTTACGAGAGAAGGAATGATAGGCAAAGTTCTGGTGAAGAACCCGTTTATCATGGGCTATAGTGTTGAGAAGAGACTGCGCCCCACCTGTGACTTTTTAAAATCCTTAGGTCTCGAAGAGGTGGATCTTCAAAAGGTGTTGATAACCTTCCCTGAAATCTTGTGTCGAGACGTGAACAAGATTCTAAGACACAATGTCACTTTTCTGAAAAGCTGTGGATTCAACCACGGGCAGATAGCAACTTTGGTGACTGGTTATCCTCCTGTTCTGATTAAAAGCATTAACAACTCTTTAAAACCTCGGATTAGGTTTTG TCGATATAATGGGAGACAACTCAATGAAGCTGCTGATTATCCTGAATTCTTTCGTCATAGTCTGAAAAAGAGACTAGAGCTACGTTACAAAATATTGAGCCAAAGGAACATCAGCTGTAGCTTGAGTGAGATGCTGGATTGTGATCAAAAGAAGTTCTTACATAAGTTCAATTTGATTGGAGGATTTACCTGA
- the LOC120295537 gene encoding uncharacterized protein LOC120295537 yields MESIQKAVRDLVKDVKLSTSRPPAPPSGSTHFGGEGRAPGVGVALSAAEHPPILFTRNPRGVVSLWTCSKLCAISLVAGVFLGYTLKRRVRGWVSKLLKRLKDD; encoded by the exons ATGGAGAGCATACAGAAGGCCGTGCGCGACCTCGTCAAGGACGTCAAGCTGAGCACCTCGCGTCCGCCGGCGCCGCCGTCCGGGAGCACGCATTTCGGCGGCGAAGGGAGGGCTCCCGGAGTCGGGGTCGCCCTGTCGGCTGCGGAGCATCCTCCCATCCTGTTCACCAGGAACCCTCG AGGGGTGGTATCTTTGTGGACTTGTTCGAAGCTGTGCGCGATTTCCCTTGTTGCTGGCGTTTTTTTGGGCTACACTTTGAAGCGCCGGGTCCGAGGCTGGGTTTCAAAGCTCCTCAAGAGATTGAAAGATGATTGA
- the LOC104417886 gene encoding RING-H2 finger protein ATL18, translating to MYCLVYAQSGVSTAMLIFYTCMWLPLMQLRIAVSRVLAFVFCKYQPQERSCSFQLPVGRFQDLQKSGGEEEKEDGDHEKTCSICLVDYEGEHLVSKLHRCGHVFHMDCIERWLERSQFTCPLCRKLVFDVRSSAAKQKW from the coding sequence ATGTATTGCCTAGTGTATGCACAATCTGGTGTCTCCACAGCTATGTTGATCTTCTACACCTGCATGTGGCTTCCCCTTATGCAGCTGAGGATAGCCGTCTCAAGAGTCCTCGCCTTCGTCTTTTGCAAGTATCAACCGCAGGAGAGGTCCTGCAGTTTCCAGCTCCCAGTGGGTAGGTTTCAAGATTTGCAGAAATCTGGtggagaagaggagaaagaagatggTGACCATGAAAAGACTTGCTCCATCTGCTTGGTGGATTACGAGGGAGAGCACTTGGTGAGCAAGCTCCATAGATGCGGCCATGTTTTCCACATGGACTGCATTGAGAGGTGGCTGGAGAGGTCGCAGTTTACCTGCCCTCTCTGCAGGAAGCTTGTGTTTGATGTGAGATCTTCAGCAGCAAAACAAAAATGGTGA